A portion of the Achromobacter sp. MFA1 R4 genome contains these proteins:
- the glgB gene encoding 1,4-alpha-glucan branching protein GlgB — protein sequence MSGPYAAPAADHDGHIDAQELTALAHGLHDNPFGLLGPHDGWVRVFVPGAQAVEVLDEDDARTPLREQGQGLYAGPAPYARPGDGASYRLAIRWPAAEQVTADPYAFGPLIDEATLQRLAQGSWRDAGDTLGAHLVEVDGVNGLRCAVWAPNARRVAVVGDFNGWDARRHGMRLRHAAGVWEIFIPGVQPGDRYKFAITDRSGNAFMKADPMARRCELAPATASVVDDPAPYAWSDDAWMRERAARQSPAAPVSIYEVHVGSWAACDADPCVWDQMADKLPAYARAMGFTHLELMPIMEHPFGGSWGYQPLGMFAPTARYGPPEAFARFVDRCHAAGIGVILDWVPAHFPDDAHGLAAFDGTSLYEYEDPREGYHPDWHTMVYNLGRNEVKAFMIASAIHWLRRFHIDGLRVDAVASMLYRDYSRQPGEWIPNRYGGRENLEAVQFLQELNDTVRAEAPDAIMVAEESTAWPGVTAPVSEGGLGFHYKWNMGWMHDTLRYLAHDPIHRRHHHHDITFGMVYAYSERFILPLSHDEVVHGKGSLLGKMPGDAPARLANLRAYLGFMWAHPGKKLLFMGGELAQPAEWNHDATLDWNLLDHPGHLGMQRLVADLNRLYRDVPALHALDADPAGFAWTIMDDQDNSVVAFIRTDGQRPVLAVSNFTPVARHDYRIGVPRAGRWTELLNTDASHYGGSGLGNQGGATTGDMAAHGQPQALSLTLPPLATLYLMHEG from the coding sequence ATGAGCGGACCCTACGCTGCCCCCGCCGCCGACCACGACGGCCACATCGACGCGCAGGAGTTGACTGCCCTGGCTCACGGGCTGCACGACAATCCCTTTGGCCTGCTGGGACCGCACGACGGATGGGTCCGCGTCTTCGTGCCGGGCGCCCAGGCCGTCGAGGTGCTGGACGAAGACGACGCCCGCACGCCCCTGCGCGAACAGGGCCAGGGCCTGTATGCGGGCCCCGCGCCTTACGCCCGGCCCGGCGATGGCGCCTCGTACCGCCTGGCGATCCGCTGGCCCGCGGCCGAACAGGTCACCGCCGACCCCTACGCGTTCGGCCCGCTCATCGACGAAGCCACGCTGCAGCGGCTGGCGCAGGGTTCCTGGCGCGATGCCGGGGACACGCTGGGCGCGCATCTGGTGGAAGTGGACGGGGTGAACGGCCTGCGCTGCGCGGTCTGGGCGCCGAACGCCCGGCGCGTCGCGGTGGTCGGCGACTTCAACGGCTGGGATGCGCGGCGCCACGGCATGCGCCTGCGCCATGCGGCAGGCGTGTGGGAAATCTTCATCCCCGGCGTCCAGCCCGGCGACCGCTACAAGTTCGCCATCACCGACCGCTCGGGCAACGCCTTCATGAAGGCCGATCCGATGGCGCGGCGCTGCGAACTGGCGCCCGCCACCGCCTCGGTCGTGGACGATCCCGCGCCCTACGCGTGGAGCGACGACGCCTGGATGCGCGAACGCGCCGCGCGCCAGTCGCCCGCCGCGCCCGTGTCGATCTACGAGGTGCATGTGGGGTCGTGGGCGGCCTGCGACGCGGACCCCTGCGTGTGGGACCAGATGGCCGACAAACTGCCCGCCTACGCACGCGCCATGGGCTTCACGCACCTGGAGCTGATGCCCATCATGGAGCATCCCTTCGGCGGCTCGTGGGGTTACCAGCCGCTCGGCATGTTCGCGCCGACCGCGCGCTACGGGCCGCCCGAGGCGTTCGCCCGCTTCGTGGACCGCTGCCACGCCGCCGGCATCGGGGTCATCCTGGACTGGGTGCCCGCGCATTTTCCGGACGATGCGCACGGGCTGGCCGCCTTCGACGGGACCTCGCTGTACGAGTACGAGGACCCGCGCGAAGGCTATCACCCCGACTGGCACACCATGGTCTACAACCTGGGCCGCAACGAAGTGAAGGCGTTCATGATCGCCAGCGCCATCCATTGGCTGCGGCGTTTTCACATTGACGGATTGCGCGTGGACGCCGTGGCGTCGATGCTTTACCGCGACTACAGCCGCCAGCCGGGCGAATGGATCCCCAACCGCTACGGCGGCCGCGAAAACCTGGAGGCGGTGCAGTTCCTGCAGGAACTGAACGACACCGTGCGCGCCGAGGCGCCGGACGCCATCATGGTGGCCGAGGAATCCACCGCCTGGCCCGGCGTGACCGCGCCCGTGTCCGAGGGCGGCCTGGGCTTTCACTACAAATGGAACATGGGCTGGATGCACGACACCCTGCGCTACCTGGCGCATGACCCCATCCATCGCCGCCACCATCACCACGACATCACCTTCGGGATGGTGTATGCGTACAGCGAGCGCTTCATCCTGCCGCTCTCGCACGACGAAGTCGTGCACGGCAAGGGTTCGCTGCTGGGCAAGATGCCGGGCGACGCGCCTGCCCGGCTGGCCAATCTGCGCGCTTATCTGGGGTTCATGTGGGCGCATCCCGGCAAGAAGCTGCTCTTCATGGGCGGAGAACTCGCCCAGCCCGCCGAATGGAACCACGATGCCACGCTGGACTGGAACCTGCTCGACCATCCCGGCCACCTGGGGATGCAGCGCCTGGTGGCCGACCTGAACCGGCTCTACCGCGACGTCCCGGCCCTGCACGCGCTGGATGCGGACCCCGCGGGGTTTGCCTGGACGATCATGGACGACCAGGACAACAGCGTGGTCGCCTTCATCCGCACGGACGGCCAGCGGCCCGTGCTGGCGGTGTCGAACTTCACGCCGGTTGCCCGGCACGACTACCGCATCGGCGTCCCGCGCGCCGGACGGTGGACAGAGCTGCTGAACACCGATGCATCCCACTACGGCGGTTCCGGCCTGGGCAACCAGGGCGGGGCCACCACCGGCGACATGGCTGCCCATGGGCAGCCCCAGGCCCTGTCGCTCACCCTGCCGCCCCTG
- the treS gene encoding maltose alpha-D-glucosyltransferase, producing MTPAPIAMMSKTQPLQDDLLWYKDAVIYQLHVKSFFDSNGDGVGDLPGLISKLDYIASLGVNTIWLLPFYPSPRRDDGYDIADYRGVHPDYGTVADVRKLIRAAHARGLRIITELVVNHTSDQHPWFQRARAAKPGSAARNFYVWSDNDKAYAGTRIIFCDTEKSNWTWDPVANAYFWHRFYSHQPDLNYDNPQVLKEVLSVMRYWLDMGVDGLRLDAVPYLVEREGTNNENLPETHQVLKQIRAVIEAEYPGRLLLAEANQWPEDAQEYFGAGDECHMSFHFPLMPRMYMAIAQEDRFPITDIIRQTPDIPPTCQWAIFLRNHDELTLEMVTSRERDYLWNVYAAEPRARINLGIRRRLAPLLERDRRRVELMNSLLLSMPGTPVLYYGDELGMGDNVHLGDRDGVRTPMQWSPDRNGGFSRADPERLPLPVLMGPLYGYEAVNVEAQQRDPHSLLNWTRRLLAQRGQSHAFGRGTLQFIFAGNRKILAYLRQWEDTTILCVANLSNAAQPVELPMQEFAGRVPVEMLGGTPFPAIGELPYLLTLPPYGFYWMDLSQDAAPPGWHTTAPAQMPELVTLVLKARGGAALTDASRATLEREILPQYLARQRWYPGSEPPKRARLAYATPFESADGEYYWAEIEPEDGVTGMRAQAPFVLVWDETAVIQYAIARVRRGAEVGVLADAFLQPGFVLSTLKAMQAGAELDGRSTGKPGDKPGVIRFLPEAGLKELDFEGDVALQWLSGEQSNSSVIVGNEVILKLIRSVQPGVSPEAEMTRYLTRAGYGNIPPLLGEVQRVDADGVVHTLAVAHGYVPNEGDAWSWTLDYLKRTLANALLVGNTPEEFEESLQGYAVMATTIGERLGQMHALLAAPTDDANFQSRPASKEDLQARTEHVRGLLDRAEKHLRASLDKLEEPSRACAEWFFEHHARLAARVGAMAQAEADSPWVRIHGDFHLGQVLVAQTDAYLIDFEGEPISSLETRRALASPYKDVAGMLRSFDYAAASIARTDLIGGAHLDANAGADESPAPTVAPAEQRDALLARFRHQASDAFLQGYRGARGAGLDAAGDKEHALLALAQLEKAAYEVSYEAAHRPDWISIPLCALTELARSILLSAAIDAEGKTQ from the coding sequence ATGACGCCCGCGCCCATAGCCATGATGAGTAAAACCCAACCCCTTCAGGACGATCTGCTCTGGTACAAGGACGCGGTCATCTACCAGTTGCACGTCAAGTCCTTCTTTGACTCGAACGGCGACGGGGTCGGCGACCTGCCGGGCCTGATCTCCAAGCTGGACTACATCGCCAGCCTGGGCGTCAACACGATCTGGCTGCTGCCCTTCTACCCGTCGCCGCGGCGCGACGACGGGTACGACATCGCCGATTACCGCGGCGTGCATCCGGACTACGGCACCGTCGCCGACGTGCGCAAGCTGATCCGCGCGGCGCACGCGCGCGGCCTGCGCATCATCACCGAGCTGGTCGTCAACCACACGTCGGACCAGCATCCCTGGTTCCAGCGCGCGCGGGCCGCCAAGCCCGGGTCGGCGGCGCGTAATTTCTATGTCTGGTCGGACAACGACAAAGCCTACGCCGGCACGCGCATCATTTTCTGCGATACCGAGAAGTCCAACTGGACCTGGGATCCGGTGGCCAACGCCTATTTCTGGCATCGCTTCTATTCGCACCAGCCCGATCTGAACTACGACAATCCGCAGGTGCTCAAGGAAGTGCTGTCGGTGATGCGCTACTGGCTGGACATGGGCGTGGACGGGCTGCGCCTGGACGCCGTGCCGTATCTGGTCGAGCGCGAGGGCACCAACAACGAGAACCTGCCCGAGACGCACCAGGTCCTCAAGCAGATCCGCGCCGTGATCGAAGCCGAGTACCCGGGCCGCCTGCTGCTGGCCGAGGCCAATCAATGGCCCGAGGACGCGCAGGAGTATTTCGGCGCCGGGGACGAGTGCCACATGTCCTTTCACTTTCCGCTGATGCCGCGCATGTACATGGCGATCGCGCAGGAAGACCGCTTCCCGATCACCGACATCATCCGCCAGACGCCCGATATCCCGCCCACCTGCCAATGGGCGATCTTCCTGCGCAATCACGACGAATTGACGCTGGAAATGGTGACGAGCCGCGAACGCGATTACCTGTGGAACGTCTATGCCGCCGAGCCGCGCGCCCGCATCAATCTGGGCATCCGGCGCCGGCTGGCGCCGCTGCTGGAACGGGACCGCCGCCGCGTCGAGCTCATGAACAGCCTGCTGCTGTCCATGCCCGGCACGCCGGTGCTGTATTACGGCGATGAGCTGGGCATGGGCGACAACGTGCACCTGGGCGACCGTGACGGCGTGCGCACCCCCATGCAATGGTCGCCGGACCGCAATGGCGGCTTTTCGCGGGCCGACCCCGAGCGCCTGCCGCTGCCGGTGCTGATGGGGCCGCTCTATGGCTACGAGGCGGTCAACGTGGAGGCGCAGCAGCGCGATCCGCATTCGCTGCTGAACTGGACCCGGCGCCTGCTGGCCCAGCGCGGCCAGAGCCATGCTTTCGGCCGCGGCACGCTGCAGTTCATTTTTGCCGGCAACCGCAAGATCCTGGCCTACCTGCGGCAATGGGAAGACACGACCATCCTGTGCGTGGCCAACCTGTCCAATGCCGCGCAGCCCGTGGAACTCCCCATGCAGGAGTTCGCGGGCCGGGTGCCGGTGGAGATGCTGGGCGGCACGCCCTTTCCGGCGATCGGCGAATTGCCCTACCTGCTGACGCTGCCGCCCTATGGCTTTTACTGGATGGACCTGAGCCAGGACGCCGCGCCGCCCGGTTGGCACACCACCGCGCCGGCCCAGATGCCCGAACTGGTGACGCTGGTGCTCAAGGCGCGCGGCGGCGCGGCGCTGACCGACGCGTCGCGCGCCACGCTGGAACGCGAGATCCTGCCGCAGTACCTGGCGCGCCAGCGCTGGTATCCGGGTTCCGAACCGCCCAAGCGCGCGCGGCTGGCCTACGCCACCCCGTTCGAGTCGGCCGACGGCGAATACTACTGGGCCGAGATCGAACCCGAGGACGGCGTGACCGGCATGCGGGCGCAGGCGCCCTTCGTGCTGGTCTGGGACGAAACCGCCGTCATCCAGTACGCCATCGCCCGCGTGCGCCGCGGCGCCGAGGTCGGCGTGCTGGCCGACGCCTTCCTGCAGCCCGGATTCGTGCTCAGCACGCTCAAGGCCATGCAGGCCGGCGCGGAGCTGGACGGCCGCAGCACCGGCAAGCCCGGCGACAAGCCGGGCGTCATCCGCTTCCTGCCGGAAGCGGGCCTGAAGGAGCTGGACTTCGAGGGCGACGTCGCGCTGCAGTGGCTGTCGGGCGAGCAGTCCAACAGTTCGGTCATCGTGGGCAACGAAGTCATCCTGAAGCTCATCCGCAGCGTGCAGCCGGGCGTGTCGCCCGAAGCGGAAATGACCCGCTACCTGACGCGCGCGGGTTACGGCAACATTCCTCCCCTGCTGGGCGAAGTGCAGCGCGTGGACGCGGACGGCGTCGTGCACACCCTGGCCGTCGCCCATGGCTACGTGCCCAACGAAGGCGACGCCTGGAGCTGGACGCTGGACTACCTGAAGCGCACGCTGGCCAACGCGCTGCTGGTGGGCAACACGCCCGAGGAATTCGAGGAAAGCCTGCAGGGCTATGCCGTCATGGCCACCACCATCGGCGAACGCCTGGGACAGATGCACGCGCTGCTGGCCGCGCCCACGGACGATGCGAACTTCCAGTCGCGCCCGGCCAGCAAAGAGGACCTGCAGGCGCGCACCGAACACGTGCGCGGCCTGCTCGATCGCGCCGAAAAGCACCTGCGCGCCAGCCTGGACAAGCTTGAGGAACCGTCCCGCGCCTGCGCCGAATGGTTCTTCGAACACCACGCGCGCCTGGCGGCGCGGGTGGGCGCCATGGCGCAGGCCGAGGCGGACTCGCCCTGGGTGCGCATCCACGGCGACTTCCATCTGGGCCAGGTGCTGGTCGCGCAGACCGATGCCTACCTGATCGATTTCGAGGGAGAACCGATCAGCAGCCTGGAGACGCGCCGCGCGCTGGCCTCGCCCTACAAGGACGTGGCCGGCATGCTGCGCTCGTTCGACTACGCGGCGGCGTCGATTGCGCGTACCGACCTGATCGGCGGCGCACACCTGGACGCCAATGCCGGCGCCGACGAGAGTCCCGCCCCGACGGTCGCGCCCGCCGAACAGCGCGACGCGCTGCTGGCGCGCTTTCGCCACCAGGCCTCGGACGCTTTCCTGCAAGGCTACCGAGGCGCGCGCGGGGCGGGCCTGGACGCGGCCGGGGACAAGGAACATGCCCTGCTCGCCCTGGCGCAGCTGGAGAAGGCCGCCTATGAAGTCAGCTACGAGGCGGCCCACCGGCCCGACTGGATCTCCATCCCGCTGTGCGCCCTGACCGAACTGGCGCGCAGCATCCTGCTGTCCGCCGCCATCGACGCCGAAGGAAAGACCCAATGA